Proteins encoded within one genomic window of Rhododendron vialii isolate Sample 1 chromosome 1a, ASM3025357v1:
- the LOC131308370 gene encoding chalcone--flavanone isomerase-like, giving the protein MSSPPAPSVTEIIIEGHVFPRAVKPPGTTNSFFLGGAGERGLEIQGKFIKFTAIGVYLEVSAVASLAVKWKGKSAEELTESVEFFRDIVSGPFEKFTQVTMILPLTGKAYSEKVVENCVAYWKGVGTYTDAEAKAIEQFLEVFKDETFPPGASILFTQSPLGSLTIGFSKDGLLPEKGKVVIENKQLSEAVLESIVGKHGVSPAAKQSLATRVFELFKET; this is encoded by the exons ATGTCTTCACCACCAGCGCCGTCCGTCACCGAAATAATAATCGAGGGCCATGTCTTTCCTCGAGCTGTCAAACCACCAGGCACGACCAACTCCTTCTTCCTTGGTGGCGCAG GGGAGAGAGGTTTGGAGATTCAAGGCAAGTTCATAAAGTTCACCGCCATTGGAGTGTACCTGGAAGTGAGCGCCGTAGCTTCACTCGCCGTTAAGTGGAAGGGCAAGAGTGCGGAGGAGTTGACGGAGTCCGTTGAGTTCTTTAGGGACATTGTATCTG GTCCCTTTGAGAAATTCACACAGGTGACAATGATCTTGCCTTTGACGGGCAAGGCATACTCGGAGAAAGTGGTGGAAAATTGTGTTGCATATTGGAAAGGAGTAGGAACCTATACTGATGCAGAGGCCAAAGCCATTGAACAGTTTCTTGAGGTCTTCAAGGATGAGACTTTCCCCCCTGGTGCTTCTATTCTATTCACCCAATCACCTCTTGGGTCGCTAACG ATTGGCTTCTCGAAAGATGGCTTGTTACCTGAGAAGGGCAAAGTGGTAATTGAGAACAAACAATTGTCGGAGGCGGTGTTGGAATCGATTGTCGGGAAGCATGGCGTTTCCCCTGCAGCAAAGCAGAGTTTGGCGACAAGAGTGTTTGAATTATTCAAGGAGACATAA